Below is a genomic region from Cetobacterium somerae ATCC BAA-474.
CTACATCTTGTGTGTCCTCTAAAAGTTCTCCGTTGTTTTTGTCGTAAACTTTAAACTCAAGTGTTACTACTTTTCCTTCTTCTATTTTCATATAAAACACCTCACTAAAATCCCTATACAAGATAGGGTTATTTGACACTTTAAAGCATAACATAAAATACAAGAAATTTCATTAAAAATCTTAAATTATTTAAAAAAATTCATATTTTTTTTAACTACCATACAATTTTCTTGATTAGTTAATTTTTCAAGAAGATAAAAAGCTAAATCAATAGCAGTACCAGGGCCTGAAGAAGTAATAATGTTATCAGATATTACAATATCTTTTTTAATAGGAATGGCATTATATTGTTCTAATTGTTTAAAATATCTTTCATTATCTAAGAGGTATGTTGTAGCAGGAATATTTTTTAAATATCCATGAATTCCAATTGCTAAAGCTCCAGTGCATATTCCAATTATAGTTTTTTTATTTGAAATAAAATGATTTAACAAGGAATTTAGTGTTTCTGATTGAATATCATTAAAGAATCCAGCTTTACCAAATCCACCGGGAATTATTAAGGCATGAAACTCGTCTAAATTAATAGATGTTTTTAATAAGTTAACTTCAGGAATAATTTTTAAATTCCAAGTGGCGCTAAGTACATCATGAATGGCACAAATTGTGGGGAAAACTTTTTTAGTTCCAACAATATTATTCCAGCCAAAAACATCGATAAATGGCGATAATTCGAGGCTTTCAAAGCCGTTAGATGCAAAAATTAAAATTTTTTTCATAAATTTTATGGTTCCTTTCAAAAAATAGTTGACTTAATTTCCAAAAAGCTCTACAATATCTCGTATTTTAAAAGAAATTAATAATGTAAATTATATATTATTTTATAACTTTTTGATATCATTTTTAAGAACAAAATTTATTAAACAAGGAGGTAAGATGACTAAATTAAATCAATATCAAACACCTATATTCTCAACACTGAAGGACGTATATGCGAAAAGAGACATAATTCCTTTCCATGTTCCAGGGCATAAGAGAGGAAAGGGAATGGATAAAGAGTTTTACGAGTTTATGGGACCTAATCCCTTCTCAATTGATGTAACTATCTTTAAGATGGTTGATGGATTACACAATCCAAAGAGTTGTATAAAAGAAGCACAAGAGTTAGCAGCTGACGCTTATGGAGTAAAGAAAACCTTTTTCGCTGTCAACGGAACATCAGGAGCGATTCAAGCTATGATTATGTCTGTTGTAAAGCCAGGAGAGAAAATATTAGTCCCTAGAAATGTGCACAAATCAGTTTCTGGTGGAATTATATTAAGTGGATCAGTTCCAGTATATATGAATCCTGAAGTAGATGACGAATTAGGAATAGCTCATGGAGTTAGACCAGAAGTTGTTGAAAATATGCTTAAGCAGCATCCAGACACAAAAGCTGTATTAATCATTAACCCAACATACTATGGAGCGGCAACTGATATCAAAAAGATTGCAGATATAGTTCATAGCTATGATATTCCTTTAATAGTTGATGAGGCTCACGGAGCTCACTTACACTTCCATGAAGAGTTACCAATATCAGCAATAGATGCAGGGGCAGATATTTGCTGTCAAAGTACTCATAAAATAATTGGAGCAATGACACAAATGTCAATGTTACATGTAAACTCAACAAGAGTAGATGTAAATAGAATACAACAGATATTAAGTATTCTACATACAACATCACCTTCATATCCGCTAATGGCATCATTAGATTGTGCTAGAAGACAGATAGCTACAGAAGGAAGAGAGTTATTAACAAGAACATTGAAATTAGCAAGAGATTTAAGAGCAGAAGTTAATAAAATTCCAGGAATCTTCTCTTTTGGAAAAGAGATTGTAGGAAGATACGGAATACATGATTTCGATGAAACAAAACTTTCTATATCAGCAAGAGAGTTAGGATTAACAGGATTTGAGTTAGAAACTTTACTTGTTGATGATTATAATATCCAAGTTGAGTTATCAGATTTCTATAATGTATTAGGACTAATTACATTAGGGGATGACGAAGTAAGTACAGGTAAATTACTTGATGCTTTAAAAGATATCAGTAAGAGATTCTTTGGAAAAGGAAAGAAAATAGGAGAATCTGTTGGAAAAATGCCAACTATACCTGAATCAATCTTAATCCCGAGAGAAGCTTTCTACAGTGAGAATAATAAAATTAAATTCTTAGAAAGCGAAGGAAAAATTTGTGCTGAGATGATTATGGCATATCCACCAGGAATTCCAGTAATCTATCCAGGAGAAAGAATTACAAGAGATATAATCACATATATTCAAAACTTAAAGGCAGCAAAGCTTCACGTTCAAGGAATGGAAGACCCTGAGTTAGAATATATTAAAGTTATAGATGAAGAAGATGCAGTATATTTATATACTGAAAAAATGAAAAATAAAATGTTTGCTGTTCCAATGAACTTAGGAGCAAATAAAGCAGGTATTGAATTTGGACCAGAAGTTTTAGAGGAGTACTTCCCAGATACATTTGGTGAGATGACTTATATAGATATTGAAAAGCAAAGAGAGAATTTCAATGAGTGGTCATTAAAATATAAAAATACAATACTTAATACTTGTGAAAAGTTAGCAACAGCAGTAAACGAAGCAGTAAGAGATGGATATAGACCAATAACTATTGGAGGAGATCACTCAATAGCACTAGGATCAATATCAGGGGTAGCGTTAGAAAAAGAAGTTGGGGTAGTGTGGATTGATGCTCACGGAGATATGAATACTGATGAAACAACAATGTCAGGAAATATTCATGGAATGCCGTTAGCACTTTTACAAGGAGCTGGAGATAGAGACTTAGTAAATTGTTTCTACGAAGGAGCTAAAATTGACAGCAAAAATGTTGTAATTTTAGGAGCTAGAGATTTAGATGT
It encodes:
- a CDS encoding DJ-1/PfpI family protein, with the protein product MKKILIFASNGFESLELSPFIDVFGWNNIVGTKKVFPTICAIHDVLSATWNLKIIPEVNLLKTSINLDEFHALIIPGGFGKAGFFNDIQSETLNSLLNHFISNKKTIIGICTGALAIGIHGYLKNIPATTYLLDNERYFKQLEQYNAIPIKKDIVISDNIITSSGPGTAIDLAFYLLEKLTNQENCMVVKKNMNFFK
- a CDS encoding aminotransferase class I/II-fold pyridoxal phosphate-dependent enzyme; this encodes MTKLNQYQTPIFSTLKDVYAKRDIIPFHVPGHKRGKGMDKEFYEFMGPNPFSIDVTIFKMVDGLHNPKSCIKEAQELAADAYGVKKTFFAVNGTSGAIQAMIMSVVKPGEKILVPRNVHKSVSGGIILSGSVPVYMNPEVDDELGIAHGVRPEVVENMLKQHPDTKAVLIINPTYYGAATDIKKIADIVHSYDIPLIVDEAHGAHLHFHEELPISAIDAGADICCQSTHKIIGAMTQMSMLHVNSTRVDVNRIQQILSILHTTSPSYPLMASLDCARRQIATEGRELLTRTLKLARDLRAEVNKIPGIFSFGKEIVGRYGIHDFDETKLSISARELGLTGFELETLLVDDYNIQVELSDFYNVLGLITLGDDEVSTGKLLDALKDISKRFFGKGKKIGESVGKMPTIPESILIPREAFYSENNKIKFLESEGKICAEMIMAYPPGIPVIYPGERITRDIITYIQNLKAAKLHVQGMEDPELEYIKVIDEEDAVYLYTEKMKNKMFAVPMNLGANKAGIEFGPEVLEEYFPDTFGEMTYIDIEKQRENFNEWSLKYKNTILNTCEKLATAVNEAVRDGYRPITIGGDHSIALGSISGVALEKEVGVVWIDAHGDMNTDETTMSGNIHGMPLALLQGAGDRDLVNCFYEGAKIDSKNVVILGARDLDVKERDVIEELGVKVIPYDEVVHKGLDNVLDEIRDYLKIDNIHISFDVDSVDPEFAPGVSTPVRNGFTPEEMFKTFRFLFKNYSITSVDIVEYNPVNDKNEKTMNFVNDLTEFVLNPNV